One genomic segment of Acanthopagrus latus isolate v.2019 chromosome 14, fAcaLat1.1, whole genome shotgun sequence includes these proteins:
- the opn1sw1 gene encoding opsin-1, short-wave-sensitive 1 → MGKHFHLFENISKVDPFEGPQHYLAPMWAFYLQAAFMGFVLFAGAPLNFVVLLVTAKYKKLRVPLNYILVNISLAGFIFAIFSVSQVFVASVKGYYFLGYTLCAMEAAMGSIAGLVTSWSLAVLSFERYLVICKPFGAFKFGSNHALAAVVFTWVMGTSCAIPPFFGWSRYIPEGLGCSCGPDWYTHNEEYKCTSYMHFLLVTCFIMPISIIIFSYSQLLGALRAVAAQQTESASTQKAEKEVSRMIIVMVGSFVTCYAPYALAGLYFAYSTDENKDYRLVTIPAYFSKSSCVYNPLIYVLLNKQFNACIMETVFGKKMEESSEVSSKTETSSVSTAS, encoded by the exons ATGGGGAAACACTTCCACCTGTTTGAGAACATCTCTAAAGTGGACCCCTTTGAGGGGCCACAGCATTACCTGGCCCCTATGTGGGCCTTTTACCTGCAGGCTGCCTTCATGGGCTTTGTGCTGTTTGCAGGAGCTCCTTTAAACTTTGTTGTTCTCCTCGTCACAGCCAAGTACAAGAAGCTCCGAGTGCCGCTCAACTACATCCTCGTCAACATCTCCTTGGCAGGATTCATCTTTGCCATCTTCTCCGTCAGCCAGGTGTTCGTCGCCTCCGTGAAGGGTTACTACTTCCTTGGTTACACCTTGTGTGCCATGGAGGCTGCCATGGGATCTATAGCAG gtCTTGTGACGTCCTGGTCTTTGGCTGTCTTGTCTTTCGAGAGATACCTGGTGATCTGTAAACCGTTTGGAGCCTTTAAGTTCGGCAGTAACCACGCTTTGGCTGCTGTTGTCTTCACCTGGGTCATGGGCACCAGTTGTGCAATCCCACCTTTCTTCGGCTGGAGCAG GTACATCCCTGAGGGTTTAGGCTGCTCCTGTGGACCTGACTGGTACACTCACAACGAGGAATATAAATGCACCAGCTACATGCACTTCCTGCTGGTGACATGCTTCATCATGCCGATCAGCATCATCATCTTCTCGTACTCTCAGCTTCTTGGAGCCCTGAGAGCT GTAGCAGCTCAGCAGACGGAGTCAGCCTCCACCCAGAAGGCAGAGAAGGAAGTGTCGAGGATGATCATCGTCATGGTCGGCTCTTTCGTCACCTGTTATGCTCCGTATGCCCTAGCAGGTCTTTACTTCGCCTACTCGACAGACGAAAACAAAGATTATCGACTCGTCACCATCCCAGCTTATTTCTCTAAGAGCTCTTGTGTGTACAACCCACTCATCTACGTCCTCCTGAACAAACAG TTTAACGCCTGCATCATGGAGACAGTCTTtggaaagaaaatggaggaaTCTTCTGAAGTTTCTTCAAAGACAGAGACATCTTCAGTGTCCACAGCTTCTTAA
- the calua gene encoding calumenin-A has product MIRPLLMCFILCVVYGSSKPTDRKSRVNKEEPLSHLKHDDDKNYDYDHEAFLGQDDAKTFDQLPPEESKRRLSIIVDKIDSNNDGFVSEDELKVWIKAAQKKHIFDSVEHQWKDFDMNNDGLISWDEYKNVTYGSYLEDPQTESEYNYTHMMSRDERRFKVADTNGDMIADKQEFTAFLHPEDHEHMRSIVVQETIEDIDKNGDGFIDLQEYIGDMFTSEDNEEEPEWVVAERQQFSEFRDKNNDGRMDKEETMDWILPSDYDHAEAEAKHLLHESDANKDGKLTKKEILDKYDVFVGSQVTDFGEALLRHDEF; this is encoded by the exons ATGATCCGTCCTTTGCTGATGTGTTTCATCCTCTGCGTCGTGTACGGCAGCAGTAAACCGACAGACAGGAAGAGTCGAGTCAACAAAGAAGAACCTCTTAGTCACCTCAAACATGACGACGACAAAAACTACGACTATGACCATGAAGCTTTTCTGGGTCAAGACGACGCCAAAACCTTCGACCAACTGCCACCAGAAGAGAGCAAACGGAGGCTCAG CATTATCGTGGATAAAATCGACAGCAACAACGATGGCTTTGTCTCTGAGGACGAGCTGAAAGTTTGGATCAAAGCTGCtcagaagaaacacatttttgacagcGTGGAGCATCAGTGGAAAGACTTCGACATGAACAACGATGGCCTGATCAGCTGGGACGAGTACAAGAACGTCACCTATGGCAGTTACCTAG AAGACCCTCAGACAGAATCAGAGTATAACTACACTCATATGATGTCCAGAGATGAGAGACGTTTCAAAGTCGCCGACACAAATGGAGACATGATCGCAGACAAACAAGAGTTTACAGCATTTCTTCATCCTGAAGATCACGAACACATGAGGAGCATCGTGGTGCAG GAAACAATAGAAGACATCGACAAGAATGGAGACGGTTTCATCGATCTGCAGGAGTACATCG GTGACATGTTCACCTCAGAGGACAATGAAGAAGAACCAGAGTGGGTGGTGGCAGAACGTCAGCAGTTTTCTGAgttcagagacaaaaacaacgaTGGGAGGATGGACAAAGAAGAAACCATGGACTGGATTCTGCCGTCGGATTATGACCACGCTGAAGCTGAAGCCAAACACCTGCTGCATGAGTCCGATGCCAACAAG GATGGAAAACTTACCAAAAAGGAAATCCTGGACAAATATGACGTGTTTGTTGGAAGTCAGGTGACAGACTTCGGTGAGGCGTTACTACGACACGATGAGTTCTAG